TTGCGAATCGCTACCTTTGCCGCTTCTCCCTTTTTCTTTACCTCTTTACTGGTTTCTTTTCTCTTCTCCTCCGTGAGCTCCGGAAATACGAGCCGCACCACCTTGCCGTCTGAAGTCGGATGGATCCCCAGCTCAGATGCGTTCAGCGCCTTCTCGATCTCTTTAATCAAGCTGGCATCCCACGGCTGAATCAAAAGCATACGCGGCTCCGGTACAGAGATGTTGCCTACCTGCTGCAGCGGTGTCGGCGTGCCGTAATAGTTCACAGTAATTCGGTCTAACACATG
This sequence is a window from Lachnospiraceae bacterium. Protein-coding genes within it:
- the frr gene encoding ribosome recycling factor; amino-acid sequence: MQDIDQSKIRMEKAIVNLDEEFNTIRVGRANPHVLDRITVNYYGTPTPLQQVGNISVPEPRMLLIQPWDASLIKEIEKALNASELGIHPTSDGKVVRLVFPELTEEKRKETSKEVKKKGEAAKVAIRNIRRDMMDALKKQKKESEITEDDQKNLEEKLQKMTDEFIKKVDQRVEAKTKEVMSV